In Trifolium pratense cultivar HEN17-A07 linkage group LG7, ARS_RC_1.1, whole genome shotgun sequence, a genomic segment contains:
- the LOC123896973 gene encoding uncharacterized protein LOC123896973: MERNTPVRKPHTSTADLLTWSETPIADSPAPPSSATRSHQPSDGISKVVFGGQVTDEEVESLNKRKPCSEYKMKEITGSGIFVANGEDEATEDGSANPSANKTGIRLYQQAIAGISHISFGEEESVSPKKPASLPEVAKQRELSGTMESEDNKLNKQLSDAKCKELSGHDIFAPPPEIKPRPITPRILELKGSIGIGDSHVDGDQGAGTGEPVMKTAKKILNQKFADLSGNNIFKGDAPPLSAEKSLSGAKLREISGSNIFADGKAESRDYLGGVRKPPGGESSIALV; the protein is encoded by the exons ATGGAGAGGAACACTCCGGTGAGGAAACCACACACTTCCACCGCAGATCTGCTTACTTGGTCGGAAACTCCAATCGCTGATTCTCCAGCTCCTCCTTCTTCCGCCACTCGTTCTCACCAg CCGTCGGATGGGATCAGCAAGGTGGTTTTTGGGGGTCAGGTGACAGATGAAGAAGTTGAGAGCTTAAACAAACG AAAGCCTTGTTCGGAGTATAAGATGAAGGAGATTACCGGGAGTGGAATATTTGTAGCAAACGGAGAAGATGAAGCCACAGAGGATGGCAGTGCCAACCCTTCTGCAAATAAAACTGGAATTCGCTTGTACCAG CAAGCTATTGCGGGAATCAGTCATATCTCCTTTGGCGAGGAAGAGAGCGTTTCACCCAAAAAGCCTGCTTCATTGCCTGAGGTGGCCAAACAGCGTGAGCTCAGCGGAACTATGGAGAGTGAAGACAATAAGTTGAACAAGCAGCTTTCTGATGCAAAGTGCAAGGAGCTTAGTGGTCATGACATATTTGCTCCACCACCCGAAATCAAACCCCGGCCAATAACTCCTCGGATACTCGAGTTGAAAGGAAGCATAGGCATTGGAGATAGCCAT GTTGATGGAGATCAAGGTGCTGGTACAGGGGAACCTGTAATGAAGACAGCAAAGAAGATTCTTAATCAGAAATTTGCAGATCTTTCAGGAAACAACATATTTAAGGGCGACGCTCCACCTTTGTCTGCTGAGAAATCATTGAGTGGGGCGAAACTCCGAGAGATAAGTGGGAGTAACATCTTTGCTGATGGGAAGGCGGAGTCTAGAGACTATCTAGGTGGTGTACGGAAGCCGCCGGGTGGCGAGAGCAGCATTGCATTGGTATAA
- the LOC123896974 gene encoding sugar transport protein 5-like, whose protein sequence is MAGGSGFELEASVTTIESKITLTVVITCIVAASSGLIFGYDLGISGGVTTMMPFLQKFFPDILKKAASAEQNTYCVYDSQMLTLFTSSLYLAGLVTSLVASQVTSSLGRKNTILLGGVIFLLGGAINGGAQNIAMLIIGRILLGFGIGFTNQATPLYLSEIAPPKWRGALSTSFQFFIQIGVLVAGCINYVTANHPSGWRISLGLAVVPATMITIGAFIICDTPNSLVERGKIDQAREALHKVRGSTNVEPELEELVRQSQHAKSMKQEPFVTIFERQYRPHLVIAIVIPLFQQLTGINMVAFYAPNLFQSMGFGHKAALFANIILGFVNIFAIIIFSSIVDRVGRRVLFIAGGIQMLISQIAVAFVMAKATGVHGTSSISKGNAALLLVLMSFYSAGFGWSWGPLLWIIPSEIFPLKIRTTGQSIAVAVQFLTIFLLSQTFLTMLCHLKFGAFLFHGTWIVVMTLFIMLFLPETKGLHLDSIYDIWCKHWYWRYYAKREVLQNQH, encoded by the exons ATGGCTGGTGGGTCGGGATTCGAACTTGAAGCATCGGTCACTACCATCGAGAGCAAGATAACACTCACAGTTGTCATCACTTGCATTGTTGCTGCATCTAGTGGACTTATTTTTGGATATGACCTCGGAATTTCAG GAGGTGTTACTACGATGATGCCATTTCTCCAGAAATTCTTTCCAGATATCCTAAAAAAGGCGGCAAGCGCCGAACAAAACACATATTGCGTGTACGATAGTCAAATGTTAACATTATTTACGTCGTCTCTGTATCTAGCTGGGTTAGTAACTTCTCTAGTAGCTAGTCAAGTCACATCGTCGTTGGGCCGTAAAAACACCATCTTGTTGGGTGGTGTCATCTTTCTTCTGGGTGGTGCCATTAATGGAGGTGCTCAAAATATCGCTATGCTCATTATTGGTCGTATTCTTCTTGGCTTTGGAATTGGTTTCACTAATCAA GCTACTCCATTGTACCTTTCGGAAATTGCTCCACCAAAATGGCGAGGAGCATTAAGCACAAGTTTTCAATTCTTCATACAAATTGGTGTGCTGGTTGCGGGGTGCATAAACTATGTCACCGCAAATCACCCATCGGGTTGGCGAATCTCGCTAGGCTTAGCTGTGGTTCCAGCAACAATGATCACAATCGGTGCCTTCATTATATGTGACACACCAAACAGTTTGGTGGAGCGTGGGAAGATAGATCAAGCCAGAGAAGCTTTGCATAAAGTGAGAGGCTCAACCAATGTTGAACCCGAGTTGGAAGAACTTGTGAGACAATCACAACATGCAAAATCTATGAAGCAAGAGCCTTTCGTGACCATATTTGAGAGACAATATCGACCTCACTTGGTGATAGCAATTGTCATTCCGCTTTTTCAACAACTTACAGGGATCAACATGGTTGCATTCTACGCGCCTAACCTTTTTCAATCTATGGGTTTTGGCCACAAAGCAGCTTTGTTTGCTAACATTATACTTGGATTTGTTAACATTTTTGCAATCATCATCTTCTCTAGCATTGTTGATCGGGTTGGTCGAAGAGTTTTGTTTATAGCGGGTGGCATTCAGATGCTTATCAGTCAA ATTGCGGTGGCTTTTGTGATGGCAAAGGCGACTGGTGTTCACGGAACAAGTAGCATATCGAAGGGGAATGCTGCATTGTTATTGGTGCTAATGAGTTTCTACTCTGCAGGTTTTGGTTGGTCATGGGGTCCTCTTTTGTGGATAATTCCAAGTGAAATTTTTCCTTTGAAAATCAGAACAACTGGACAAAGCATCGCTGTTGCAGTGCAATTCTTAACAATATTTTTGTTATCTCAAACATTCTTGACAATGTTATGTCACTTGAAGTTTGGTGCTTTCTTGTTCCATGGTACTTGGATAGTAGTCATGACCCTCTTTATTATGCTCTTCTTGCCTGAAACCAAAGGACTTCATTTGGATTCAATCTATGACATATGGTGTAAACACTGGTATTGGCGTTACTATGCTAAAAGAGAAGTTCTTCAAAATCAACACTGA
- the LOC123896975 gene encoding sugar transport protein 5-like isoform X2: protein MAGGGFAIDAPSNGFDGKITLSVIITCIVAASSGLIFGYDVGISAALVSSLAASKVTTAMGRRNTIILGGAIFLVGAAINGGSKNIAMLIFGRILLGFGIGFTSQATPLYLSEIAPPKWRGAFNSGFQLFIGIGVVAAVCINYITAKHTWGWRLSLGLAVVPAAVMTIGAFFITDTPNSLVKHGNIDQARKALHKIRGFSIDIEPELEELIKWTEIAKSVQQEPFMTIFERNYRPHLVMAFAIPFFQQLTGINIVAFYSPNLFQSVGLGNSGALLCAIILGLVNLASILVSAAFVDRFGRRFLFITGGILMLFCLIAVSAVLALVTGVDGTKNISKANAILVLVFLCFYAAGFGMSWGPLTWLIPSEIFPLKIRTTGQSIAVGVQFITLFVLSQTFLTMFCHFKFGAFLFYAFWVKLMTLFIIFFLPETKGIALESMHVIWGKHWFWKRFVKEEVDNNNLP from the exons ATGGCCGGTGGAGGATTTGCCATTGATGCACCTTCCAATGGCTTTGATGGAAAGATAACACTCTCAGTTATCATTACTTGTATCGTTGCTGCATCCAGTGGACTCATTTTTGGATATGATGTTGGGATTTCAG CTGCTTTAGTGTCATCACTTGCAGCTAGTAAAGTCACTACAGCTATGGGTCGAAGAAACACCATTATATTGGGTGGTGCCATCTTTCTCGTTGGTGCCGCCATCAATGGAGGTTCTAAAAATATTGCTATGCTCATATTCGGCCGAATCCTTCTTGGTTTTGGGATCGGTTTCACTAGTCAG gcCACACCACTATACCTTTCTGAAATTGCTCCACCAAAATGGCGAGGAGCTTTCAACTCAGGCTTCCAATTATTTATTGGAATAGGTGTGGTTGCAGCAGTTTGCATAAATTACATTACTGCTAAGCACACGTGGGGTTGGCGACTCTCTCTTGGACTAGCAGTGGTTCCTGCAGCTGTGATGACAATTGGAGCTTTTTTCATAACCGACACACCTAACAGTTTAGTCAAACATGGAAATATAGACCAAGCCAGAAAAGCATTGCATAAAATAAGAGGATTCTCCATTGATATTGAACCTGAGTTAGAAGAATTGATTAAGTGGACAGAAATTGCAAAATCAGTGCAACAAGAGCCGTTTATGACCatatttgagagaaattatCGACCTCATTTGGTCATGGCATTTGCAATCCCGTTCTTCCAACAACTCACAGGAATCAACATTGTCGCTTTCTATTCACCTAACCTCTTTCAATCTGTTGGTTTGGGAAACAGTGGCGCTTTACTTTGTGCCATAATACTTGGACTTGTCAACCTTGCCTCTATCCTGGTATCTGCTGCTTTTGTTGATCGGTTTGGTCGAAGATTCTTGTTCATTACAGGTGGCATTCTAATGCTTTTTTGTTTG ATTGCAGTGTCTGCAGTGCTAGCTTTGGTGACTGGTGTTGATGGTACAAAGAACATATCAAAGGCCAATGCAATATTAGTATTGGTGTTTCTGTGTTTCTATGCTGCAGGTTTTGGTATGTCCTGGGGCCCACTCACTTGGCTAATTCCAAGTGAAATTTTTCCCTTAAAAATTAGAACAACTGGACAGAGCATAGCTGTTGGTGTGCAATTCATAACCTTATTTGTGTTATCACAAACATTCTTGACAATGTTTTGCCACTTTAAGTTTGGTGCTTTCTTATTCTATGCATTTTGGGTTAAATTGATGactctatttattattttcttcttgCCTGAGACAAAAGGAATTGCTTTGGAGTCAATGCACGTCATATGGGGCAAACATTGGTTTTGGAAGCGCTTCGTCAAAGAAGAAGTTGATAACAACAATCTTCCATGA
- the LOC123896975 gene encoding sugar transport protein 5-like isoform X1, with the protein MAGGGFAIDAPSNGFDGKITLSVIITCIVAASSGLIFGYDVGISGGVTTMVPFLKKFFPDILRRNVVGTQVNMYCVYDNQMLTLFTSSLYLAALVSSLAASKVTTAMGRRNTIILGGAIFLVGAAINGGSKNIAMLIFGRILLGFGIGFTSQATPLYLSEIAPPKWRGAFNSGFQLFIGIGVVAAVCINYITAKHTWGWRLSLGLAVVPAAVMTIGAFFITDTPNSLVKHGNIDQARKALHKIRGFSIDIEPELEELIKWTEIAKSVQQEPFMTIFERNYRPHLVMAFAIPFFQQLTGINIVAFYSPNLFQSVGLGNSGALLCAIILGLVNLASILVSAAFVDRFGRRFLFITGGILMLFCLIAVSAVLALVTGVDGTKNISKANAILVLVFLCFYAAGFGMSWGPLTWLIPSEIFPLKIRTTGQSIAVGVQFITLFVLSQTFLTMFCHFKFGAFLFYAFWVKLMTLFIIFFLPETKGIALESMHVIWGKHWFWKRFVKEEVDNNNLP; encoded by the exons ATGGCCGGTGGAGGATTTGCCATTGATGCACCTTCCAATGGCTTTGATGGAAAGATAACACTCTCAGTTATCATTACTTGTATCGTTGCTGCATCCAGTGGACTCATTTTTGGATATGATGTTGGGATTTCAG GAGGTGTCACAACAATGGTGCCATTTCTCAAAAAATTCTTCCCTGACATTCTAAGAAGAAATGTAGTTGGTACCCAAGTAAACATGTATTGTGTGTATGACAATCAAATGTTGACATTATTTACCTCTTCTCTGTATCTAGCTGCTTTAGTGTCATCACTTGCAGCTAGTAAAGTCACTACAGCTATGGGTCGAAGAAACACCATTATATTGGGTGGTGCCATCTTTCTCGTTGGTGCCGCCATCAATGGAGGTTCTAAAAATATTGCTATGCTCATATTCGGCCGAATCCTTCTTGGTTTTGGGATCGGTTTCACTAGTCAG gcCACACCACTATACCTTTCTGAAATTGCTCCACCAAAATGGCGAGGAGCTTTCAACTCAGGCTTCCAATTATTTATTGGAATAGGTGTGGTTGCAGCAGTTTGCATAAATTACATTACTGCTAAGCACACGTGGGGTTGGCGACTCTCTCTTGGACTAGCAGTGGTTCCTGCAGCTGTGATGACAATTGGAGCTTTTTTCATAACCGACACACCTAACAGTTTAGTCAAACATGGAAATATAGACCAAGCCAGAAAAGCATTGCATAAAATAAGAGGATTCTCCATTGATATTGAACCTGAGTTAGAAGAATTGATTAAGTGGACAGAAATTGCAAAATCAGTGCAACAAGAGCCGTTTATGACCatatttgagagaaattatCGACCTCATTTGGTCATGGCATTTGCAATCCCGTTCTTCCAACAACTCACAGGAATCAACATTGTCGCTTTCTATTCACCTAACCTCTTTCAATCTGTTGGTTTGGGAAACAGTGGCGCTTTACTTTGTGCCATAATACTTGGACTTGTCAACCTTGCCTCTATCCTGGTATCTGCTGCTTTTGTTGATCGGTTTGGTCGAAGATTCTTGTTCATTACAGGTGGCATTCTAATGCTTTTTTGTTTG ATTGCAGTGTCTGCAGTGCTAGCTTTGGTGACTGGTGTTGATGGTACAAAGAACATATCAAAGGCCAATGCAATATTAGTATTGGTGTTTCTGTGTTTCTATGCTGCAGGTTTTGGTATGTCCTGGGGCCCACTCACTTGGCTAATTCCAAGTGAAATTTTTCCCTTAAAAATTAGAACAACTGGACAGAGCATAGCTGTTGGTGTGCAATTCATAACCTTATTTGTGTTATCACAAACATTCTTGACAATGTTTTGCCACTTTAAGTTTGGTGCTTTCTTATTCTATGCATTTTGGGTTAAATTGATGactctatttattattttcttcttgCCTGAGACAAAAGGAATTGCTTTGGAGTCAATGCACGTCATATGGGGCAAACATTGGTTTTGGAAGCGCTTCGTCAAAGAAGAAGTTGATAACAACAATCTTCCATGA
- the LOC123896975 gene encoding sugar transport protein 5-like isoform X3 yields MAGGGFAIDAPSNGFDGKITLSVIITCIVAASSGLIFGYDVGISGGVTTMVPFLKKFFPDILRRNVVGTQVNMYCVYDNQMLTLFTSSLYLAALVSSLAASKVTTAMGRRNTIILGGAIFLVGAAINGGSKNIAMLIFGRILLGFGIGFTSQATPLYLSEIAPPKWRGAFNSGFQLFIGIGVVAAVCINYITAKHTWGWRLSLGLAVVPAAVMTIGAFFITDTPNSLVKHGNIDQARKALHKIRGFSIDIEPELEELIKWTEIAKSVQQEPFMTIFERNYRPHLVMAFAIPFFQQLTGINIVAFYSPNLFQSVGLGNSGALLCAIILGLVNLASILVSAAFVDRFGRRFLFITGGILMLFCLIAVSAVLALVTGVDGTKNISKANAILVLVFLCFYAAGFGIALESMHVIWGKHWFWKRFVKEEVDNNNLP; encoded by the exons ATGGCCGGTGGAGGATTTGCCATTGATGCACCTTCCAATGGCTTTGATGGAAAGATAACACTCTCAGTTATCATTACTTGTATCGTTGCTGCATCCAGTGGACTCATTTTTGGATATGATGTTGGGATTTCAG GAGGTGTCACAACAATGGTGCCATTTCTCAAAAAATTCTTCCCTGACATTCTAAGAAGAAATGTAGTTGGTACCCAAGTAAACATGTATTGTGTGTATGACAATCAAATGTTGACATTATTTACCTCTTCTCTGTATCTAGCTGCTTTAGTGTCATCACTTGCAGCTAGTAAAGTCACTACAGCTATGGGTCGAAGAAACACCATTATATTGGGTGGTGCCATCTTTCTCGTTGGTGCCGCCATCAATGGAGGTTCTAAAAATATTGCTATGCTCATATTCGGCCGAATCCTTCTTGGTTTTGGGATCGGTTTCACTAGTCAG gcCACACCACTATACCTTTCTGAAATTGCTCCACCAAAATGGCGAGGAGCTTTCAACTCAGGCTTCCAATTATTTATTGGAATAGGTGTGGTTGCAGCAGTTTGCATAAATTACATTACTGCTAAGCACACGTGGGGTTGGCGACTCTCTCTTGGACTAGCAGTGGTTCCTGCAGCTGTGATGACAATTGGAGCTTTTTTCATAACCGACACACCTAACAGTTTAGTCAAACATGGAAATATAGACCAAGCCAGAAAAGCATTGCATAAAATAAGAGGATTCTCCATTGATATTGAACCTGAGTTAGAAGAATTGATTAAGTGGACAGAAATTGCAAAATCAGTGCAACAAGAGCCGTTTATGACCatatttgagagaaattatCGACCTCATTTGGTCATGGCATTTGCAATCCCGTTCTTCCAACAACTCACAGGAATCAACATTGTCGCTTTCTATTCACCTAACCTCTTTCAATCTGTTGGTTTGGGAAACAGTGGCGCTTTACTTTGTGCCATAATACTTGGACTTGTCAACCTTGCCTCTATCCTGGTATCTGCTGCTTTTGTTGATCGGTTTGGTCGAAGATTCTTGTTCATTACAGGTGGCATTCTAATGCTTTTTTGTTTG ATTGCAGTGTCTGCAGTGCTAGCTTTGGTGACTGGTGTTGATGGTACAAAGAACATATCAAAGGCCAATGCAATATTAGTATTGGTGTTTCTGTGTTTCTATGCTGCAGGTTTTG GAATTGCTTTGGAGTCAATGCACGTCATATGGGGCAAACATTGGTTTTGGAAGCGCTTCGTCAAAGAAGAAGTTGATAACAACAATCTTCCATGA